In Gracilibacillus salitolerans, the sequence AGGAATATACTATTATTATAAACATGCTCAATGATGAACAAATTGAAGAGGAGGAACACAAAATGAAACTAGCAGAGAGAATGGATCAAAGCAAGGTCGCCTGGCATGGCTTTGCCACAGGTCGTTGGCAGGAAGAAATTGATGTGCGAGACTTCATAATGAAAAACTTCACCTTGTATGAAGGTGATGAGTTATTTTTAACAGATGCAACAGAGGATACCTTGAAATTGTGGGAACAAGTGATGGAGTTGACGAAACGAGAGCAAGAGAACGGAGGTGTTTACGACTTAGATACAGAGATTGTTTCAACGATTACTTCTCATGGAGCAGGTTATTTAGATAGAATGAAAGAAAAGATAGTGGGGGTACAGACAGATCATCCATTTAAACGTTCCTTGCAGCCATTTGGAGGTATACGTATGGCAGTGGCAGCAGCAGAGTCCTATGGTTATCAAGTTGACGAAAATATTGTGAAAACATTCACAGAATATAGAAAAACACATAATCAGGGCGTATTCGATGCATATACGAAAGAAATGTTGTTAGCTCGAAAAGCAGGAATTGTAACAGGACTTCCAGATGCATACGGACGTGGGAGAATCATCGGTGATTATCGTCGGGTTGCTTTATACGGCGTGGATAGGCTGATAGCAGATAAGCAAGAACAATTGGAAATTGTTGGTGGCAATGGCCGGATGAATGAAGAAGTGATTAGGGATCGAGAAGAAATCACGGAACAAATAAGAGCATTACAACAGTTAAAACAATTAGGAGAAATATATGGTTTCGATTTATCGCGTCCAGCCAACGATGCCCGCGAAGCGGTACAGTGGTTATATTTAGCGTATTTGGCTGCAATAAAAGAACAAAATGGTGCGGCGATGAGTTTGGGTAGAGTATCTACTTTCTTGGATGTTTATATGGAAAGGGATTTAGCGAAAGGATATTTAACAGAACAGGAAGCACAAGAGTTGATCGATCATTTTGTCATGAAACTTCGTCTGGTGAAATTTGCGAGAACACCAGATTACAACGAATTATTTAGTGGAGACCCAACTTGGGTAACAGAATCAATTGGTGGTATAGCATTAGATGGTCGTCCTTTAGTTACAAAAAATTCATTCCGCATTTTGCACACATTAACTAATTTAGGACCGGCACCTGAACCAAACCTGACAGTACTGTGGTCAACCCGCTTGCCAGAACCGTTTAAAAAATATTGTGCCAATATGTCGATTGCTACAAGCTCCATTCAATATGAGAATGATGACCTCATGCGTGACCTATATGGTGATGATTATGGTATCGCATGTTGTGTATCTGCCATGCGAATCGGTAAACAAATGCAGTTCTTCGGTGCCAGAGCCAATCTCGCGAAAGCACTATTGTATGCGATTAATGGAGGGGTTGATGAAAAATTAAAAATGCAAGTAGGACCGGCCT encodes:
- the pflB gene encoding formate C-acetyltransferase — protein: MDQSKVAWHGFATGRWQEEIDVRDFIMKNFTLYEGDELFLTDATEDTLKLWEQVMELTKREQENGGVYDLDTEIVSTITSHGAGYLDRMKEKIVGVQTDHPFKRSLQPFGGIRMAVAAAESYGYQVDENIVKTFTEYRKTHNQGVFDAYTKEMLLARKAGIVTGLPDAYGRGRIIGDYRRVALYGVDRLIADKQEQLEIVGGNGRMNEEVIRDREEITEQIRALQQLKQLGEIYGFDLSRPANDAREAVQWLYLAYLAAIKEQNGAAMSLGRVSTFLDVYMERDLAKGYLTEQEAQELIDHFVMKLRLVKFARTPDYNELFSGDPTWVTESIGGIALDGRPLVTKNSFRILHTLTNLGPAPEPNLTVLWSTRLPEPFKKYCANMSIATSSIQYENDDLMRDLYGDDYGIACCVSAMRIGKQMQFFGARANLAKALLYAINGGVDEKLKMQVGPAYAPITSDLLDYDEVLEKYDRMLEWLAGLYVNALNIIHYMHDKYSYERLEMALHDREVLRTMACGIAGLSVVADSLSAIKYAKVRTIRDENGLAIDYEIDGDFPKYGNNDDRVDQIAKDLVKTFMNKIEKHKTYRRATPTQSILTITSNVVYGKKTGNTPDGRKAGEPFAPGANPLHGRDTKGSLASLSSVAKLPYEFALDGISNTFSIVPKALGKEEETRIRNLAGMLDGYAIKRGHHLNINVFEREKLMDAMEHPEKYPQLTIRVSGYAVNFNKLTREQQIDVINRTFHESM